In Halococcus salifodinae DSM 8989, a single window of DNA contains:
- a CDS encoding nitric-oxide reductase large subunit, translating to MEVTRKTLAKLLVVAFVFNLIVMGAGAYLTYQQSPDRPERIVGPNSDTLTTNEQIVSGKAVFQQNGLMNHGSILGNGAYFGADYTADALDRLVTNMREYVARERYGTPYANLDEAQKAGVKTVVERQLSDNTIDDTIELGAAEAYAYQQVREAYVERYYGGAPEHGIPSGFVSSPEDARRFADFALWTSLFSASERPGSENSYTNEWPFNAGAGNDAPASAMLWSVFAMVILVLGGGAGIWLYKSIQLSEPESEGIDIPDPEEVTLSPSQFAAVRFVPVAAALFLVQTLLGGLMAHYYIEREGFYGIAQALGIDAMATLPFAITKAWHIDLAVLWIATLWLGIGLFLPPLLTGYEPDNQKTLIHVLLGALFVVVVGGLVGIWLGAQGYIDGSLWWLLGNEGLEYLEVGRVWQVGLLVGFALWTALVARGFKPLLDRESRYGLAHMIIYAGGSIGLLFTASMLYTPKTSIVVTEFWRWWVVHMWVEGAFEFFVVAVTGIALVAMNLLSRRSAEKAVILEALLVMGAGVIGVSHHYWWIGLPEYWVPIGSLFSTLEFIPLVFILFEAINQYRAYMSAGERFPYKLPFMFIIASGIWNFVGAGALGFFINLPIINYYEHGTFLTVGHAHASMFGAFGFLALGMATYLLRFTTKPGAWDPTNLKRAFWLLNAGLAWMVFVGDIPIGFLQLETVFTQGYDAGRSLAFYNRGLVQDLFWARLPGDILIILGAAVFGYDVVRKRFVRREETATTSGGTIISRRVLGEEADSGRSPDDD from the coding sequence ATGGAAGTCACTCGAAAGACGCTGGCAAAGCTCCTCGTAGTGGCCTTCGTCTTCAACCTGATCGTCATGGGTGCAGGGGCGTATCTCACCTACCAACAGTCACCCGACCGCCCCGAGCGGATCGTCGGTCCGAACAGTGACACGCTCACGACAAACGAACAGATCGTGAGCGGCAAGGCCGTCTTCCAGCAGAACGGTCTCATGAATCACGGGTCGATACTGGGCAACGGCGCGTACTTTGGAGCCGACTACACCGCTGATGCGCTCGACCGACTCGTGACAAACATGCGCGAGTATGTCGCCCGCGAGCGCTACGGGACTCCCTACGCGAATCTCGATGAGGCACAGAAAGCGGGCGTGAAGACGGTCGTCGAGCGGCAACTCAGCGACAACACCATCGACGACACCATCGAACTCGGTGCGGCTGAGGCATACGCCTACCAACAAGTCCGCGAGGCATACGTCGAGCGTTATTACGGCGGTGCGCCCGAACACGGTATTCCGTCGGGGTTCGTCTCGTCGCCGGAGGATGCACGCCGATTCGCGGATTTCGCCCTCTGGACGTCGCTGTTCTCCGCGAGCGAGCGTCCCGGTTCCGAGAATTCCTACACCAACGAGTGGCCGTTCAACGCCGGTGCGGGTAACGATGCCCCCGCCTCGGCGATGCTCTGGAGCGTATTTGCGATGGTGATACTCGTCCTCGGCGGCGGGGCGGGCATCTGGCTCTACAAGTCCATCCAACTCTCCGAACCGGAAAGCGAGGGTATCGATATTCCCGACCCCGAGGAGGTCACGCTCTCGCCAAGTCAGTTCGCCGCCGTCCGGTTCGTCCCGGTCGCGGCCGCCCTGTTTCTCGTCCAAACGCTGCTGGGCGGGCTGATGGCCCATTACTACATCGAACGCGAGGGATTCTACGGCATCGCGCAAGCGCTCGGCATCGACGCGATGGCGACGCTCCCGTTCGCCATCACAAAGGCGTGGCACATCGATCTCGCGGTGCTGTGGATCGCGACGCTCTGGCTCGGTATCGGACTGTTCCTCCCGCCGCTGCTCACCGGCTACGAGCCCGATAACCAGAAGACGCTCATCCACGTCCTGCTGGGCGCGCTGTTTGTCGTGGTTGTTGGGGGATTGGTCGGCATCTGGCTCGGCGCACAGGGCTACATCGACGGCTCGCTCTGGTGGCTCCTCGGCAACGAGGGACTCGAATATCTCGAAGTCGGTCGGGTCTGGCAGGTTGGTCTCCTCGTGGGCTTTGCGCTCTGGACCGCCCTCGTCGCCCGTGGATTTAAACCGCTTCTCGACCGGGAGAGTCGCTACGGACTCGCCCACATGATCATCTACGCCGGCGGGTCGATTGGGCTGTTGTTCACCGCGAGTATGCTGTACACGCCGAAGACGAGCATCGTCGTGACGGAGTTCTGGCGGTGGTGGGTCGTCCACATGTGGGTTGAGGGGGCCTTCGAATTCTTCGTCGTCGCCGTCACGGGCATCGCCCTTGTCGCGATGAACCTTCTCTCACGCCGGAGCGCGGAGAAAGCCGTCATCCTCGAAGCACTGCTGGTGATGGGAGCGGGCGTCATCGGCGTCTCGCACCACTACTGGTGGATCGGGCTGCCCGAATACTGGGTCCCCATCGGGAGCCTCTTCTCGACGCTGGAGTTCATTCCACTGGTGTTCATCCTTTTCGAAGCTATCAACCAGTATCGCGCGTACATGAGCGCCGGCGAGCGGTTCCCGTACAAACTGCCGTTCATGTTCATCATCGCGTCGGGGATATGGAACTTCGTCGGTGCGGGTGCGCTCGGCTTCTTCATCAACCTCCCGATAATCAACTACTACGAACACGGGACGTTCCTGACGGTGGGCCACGCCCACGCCTCGATGTTCGGGGCTTTTGGCTTCCTCGCGCTCGGGATGGCGACGTATCTGCTGCGCTTTACCACCAAACCCGGCGCGTGGGACCCGACGAATCTGAAACGCGCGTTCTGGTTGCTGAATGCCGGTCTCGCGTGGATGGTATTTGTCGGCGACATCCCGATCGGCTTTCTTCAGCTGGAGACCGTTTTCACGCAGGGGTACGACGCCGGCCGCTCGCTCGCGTTCTACAACCGCGGTCTCGTCCAGGACCTGTTCTGGGCGCGGCTTCCCGGTGATATCCTCATCATCCTCGGTGCCGCGGTATTCGGTTACGATGTGGTGAGAAAACGATTCGTTCGCCGCGAAGAGACGGCAACCACGTCTGGCGGGACGATCATCTCACGGCGCGTGCTCGGTGAGGAGGCAGACAGCGGACGGAGCCCCGACGACGACTGA
- a CDS encoding IS630 family transposase: MACGVQKKWPTLKAEGYRIVAIDQHSEAVATNQKPDWFPVNSRPRLPVSGVRDKMNMLGAVTDDGERFIALTPNQFNAEVAKHFLRAVQHEFGEKLAIVLDNASYFIAKTLKKQAAADGLLLEFLPSHSPELNPLENCWRQLRDGRANRLFLTLDEVNEFLSTALPTLNSPQIYEYLC; this comes from the coding sequence CTGGCGTGCGGAGTTCAAAAAAAGTGGCCGACGCTGAAGGCTGAGGGCTACCGGATCGTCGCGATCGACCAGCACTCCGAGGCGGTCGCCACTAACCAAAAACCCGATTGGTTCCCGGTGAACTCACGCCCGAGACTGCCGGTCTCGGGCGTTCGTGACAAGATGAATATGTTGGGAGCAGTCACCGACGATGGCGAGCGATTCATCGCTCTCACACCGAATCAGTTCAACGCCGAGGTCGCCAAACACTTTCTCCGAGCGGTCCAGCACGAGTTTGGCGAGAAGCTCGCGATCGTCCTGGACAACGCGAGCTACTTCATCGCGAAGACGTTGAAGAAGCAGGCCGCCGCCGACGGCCTGCTTCTGGAGTTCCTGCCGTCGCATTCGCCGGAACTGAACCCGCTCGAAAACTGTTGGCGTCAGCTCAGAGACGGTCGAGCCAACCGACTGTTTCTGACACTCGATGAGGTCAACGAGTTCCTCTCAACAGCTCTGCCAACACTCAACTCACCGCAAATCTATGAGTATCTCTGCTAA
- a CDS encoding MATE family efflux transporter, with the protein MSLRNALSGLFKSREEFDLTSGGIGRPLLYLSLPIVITNLFQTAYNLADTFWLGQYSTDALAAISFAFPMVFLLISLALGLSVAGSVLVAQHVGAGEEDRAEYAASQTVTFSVIASLVLGVIGYFAVDWLIQLLGASEAIAPLAAGYMRVFSIGLVFVFGFAMFIALMRGYGDTITPMLVMFGSVVINIVLDPLLIFGFESNPLFGYLGLRGLESSLYAATGFAGSGIEGAAIATIASRALAFVVALWIMFRGERGVQINLRQMVPDLSYARRMLSIGLPASVEGTVRSISINLLLVVIATFPTTVVAAYGIGTRIFSVVFLPAIAFSQGVETMTGQNIGADEVDRAGRTNHFGAVVLFVVLSVIGAIVWLGAAPIVSVFTTDPAVVDVGATFLRYSAPTFGFIGIMRAYTGGFRGAGMTMIAAVIAVGTLGLVRLPIAWLGAGVLGVTGLWLAFPISNVVGGLISYFWFRRGSWRNTDLTSQSDSIDANANAEPAMDD; encoded by the coding sequence ATGAGCCTGCGGAATGCACTGAGTGGGCTGTTCAAATCACGCGAGGAGTTCGATCTTACCTCGGGTGGGATCGGTCGGCCGTTGTTGTATCTCTCGCTGCCGATCGTGATCACGAACTTGTTCCAGACCGCTTATAATCTCGCGGACACGTTCTGGCTCGGCCAGTACAGCACGGACGCACTGGCGGCGATCAGCTTCGCGTTCCCGATGGTGTTTCTGCTGATCTCGCTCGCGCTCGGGCTCTCGGTCGCAGGTAGCGTCCTCGTCGCCCAACACGTCGGTGCGGGCGAGGAAGACCGCGCAGAGTACGCCGCCTCACAGACGGTCACGTTCTCGGTCATCGCCTCGTTGGTGCTCGGTGTGATCGGATACTTCGCTGTCGATTGGCTCATCCAGTTGCTGGGCGCGAGCGAAGCGATCGCGCCGCTCGCAGCGGGCTACATGCGCGTGTTCTCGATCGGACTGGTGTTCGTCTTCGGCTTTGCGATGTTCATCGCGTTGATGCGTGGCTACGGCGATACGATCACGCCGATGCTCGTGATGTTCGGGTCGGTCGTGATCAACATCGTGCTCGATCCGCTGTTGATCTTCGGCTTCGAGTCGAACCCGCTATTCGGCTATCTCGGACTTCGCGGCCTCGAATCCTCGCTGTACGCAGCGACCGGTTTCGCGGGCAGCGGGATCGAGGGTGCGGCAATCGCCACGATCGCCTCGCGAGCACTCGCGTTCGTGGTCGCGCTCTGGATCATGTTCCGGGGTGAGCGTGGCGTGCAGATCAATCTCCGACAGATGGTGCCGGACCTGAGCTACGCCCGACGGATGCTCTCGATCGGGTTACCAGCCTCCGTCGAAGGGACGGTTCGTTCGATCTCGATCAACCTGCTGTTGGTCGTGATCGCTACGTTCCCCACCACGGTCGTCGCCGCCTACGGGATCGGGACCCGGATCTTCTCGGTCGTGTTCCTCCCGGCGATCGCGTTCTCACAGGGCGTCGAGACGATGACCGGCCAAAATATCGGAGCGGACGAGGTCGATCGGGCTGGACGGACCAACCACTTCGGTGCGGTGGTGTTGTTCGTCGTGCTGTCGGTCATCGGCGCGATAGTCTGGCTCGGCGCGGCACCGATCGTATCGGTGTTCACCACCGATCCCGCGGTCGTCGATGTCGGTGCAACGTTCCTCCGGTATTCCGCACCGACGTTCGGGTTCATCGGGATCATGCGCGCATACACCGGCGGGTTCCGTGGAGCCGGCATGACGATGATCGCGGCCGTCATCGCCGTTGGCACACTCGGGCTGGTTCGCCTGCCGATCGCGTGGCTCGGGGCAGGCGTTCTCGGTGTGACTGGCCTCTGGCTGGCGTTCCCGATTTCGAACGTTGTCGGTGGACTGATCTCGTATTTCTGGTTCCGCCGGGGAAGTTGGAGGAATACCGATCTCACGTCTCAGTCTGACAGCATCGATGCCAATGCAAACGCGGAACCCGCGATGGACGACTAA
- a CDS encoding winged helix-turn-helix domain-containing protein, translating to MTKRGKKLVGVNEKQLREQLRTERDPKAIKRLVAALEYKSGLSPAKIQHKYGWHEQTVYDWLDIVAEREGVALGDRPRGGSSSRLTDEQWDELTVTLRASPLEAGVDAPAWRPPLVRKYIAENYDVEYSTAHMYRMMGKAGLSVQTARPVHYEADPEVQRRWRAEFKKSGRR from the coding sequence ATGACGAAGCGGGGAAAGAAACTGGTCGGTGTCAACGAGAAGCAGTTGCGTGAGCAACTGCGCACGGAACGGGACCCGAAAGCAATCAAACGCTTGGTTGCAGCTCTCGAATACAAATCCGGCCTCTCACCCGCCAAGATCCAGCACAAGTACGGCTGGCACGAACAGACCGTCTACGATTGGCTCGACATCGTCGCCGAGCGCGAAGGAGTCGCGCTCGGCGACCGCCCTCGTGGCGGCAGTTCTTCCCGACTTACCGACGAGCAGTGGGACGAACTGACGGTGACGCTTCGGGCGTCACCGTTGGAAGCAGGAGTCGACGCACCAGCCTGGAGACCGCCGCTCGTCCGCAAATACATCGCCGAGAACTACGACGTTGAGTACTCTACCGCGCATATGTATCGCATGATGGGAAAGGCCGGGCTGTCAGTTCAGACAGCCCGGCCGGTCCATTACGAGGCTGATCCAGAAGTACAACGACGCTGGCGTGCGGAGTTCAAAAAAAGTGGCCGACGCTGA
- a CDS encoding halocyanin domain-containing protein — protein sequence MTTTTTTSRRTFLGALAGTAIGVGALAEPAAAQEGGLGSWFENVSNANEIVDRRGQSTVEITVGAKGNGGNFGFGPAALRVDAGATVVWKWNGKGGSHNVVAQEGGFESEMQSSQGATFEHMFDSSGVYRYYCAPHKAMGMKGAVVVGDATASLSGGAGADSDGGAANASATGASDSSRSFDGWLSNTGNYGGVIDRTGNDVVTVKLGAEGNGGPYAFDPPAIHVDPGTTVIWEWVTDTGPHDVVDTNGRYQSEKVAKAGHQFATKFGGDGLSKYECVSHSDRGMRGAVVVGRGVVPGLGPKGLVVAGGGATVLGGILHRGIKLHNETATGPWSGEEPA from the coding sequence ATGACAACTACTACAACTACGAGTCGGCGGACGTTTCTCGGCGCGCTCGCTGGGACGGCCATCGGTGTCGGGGCGCTCGCCGAACCAGCTGCTGCACAGGAGGGTGGCCTCGGGTCTTGGTTCGAGAACGTCTCGAACGCGAACGAGATCGTCGATCGTCGCGGGCAGTCGACAGTCGAAATCACCGTCGGTGCGAAAGGGAACGGCGGTAATTTCGGGTTCGGTCCCGCTGCGTTGCGGGTTGACGCCGGAGCGACTGTCGTCTGGAAGTGGAACGGAAAGGGCGGGAGTCACAACGTCGTGGCACAGGAGGGCGGCTTCGAGAGCGAGATGCAGAGCAGTCAGGGAGCCACGTTCGAACACATGTTCGATAGTTCTGGGGTGTACCGGTACTACTGTGCGCCGCACAAGGCGATGGGGATGAAAGGAGCTGTCGTCGTCGGTGACGCAACCGCGTCACTTAGCGGCGGTGCTGGAGCTGACAGCGACGGCGGCGCAGCCAATGCCTCCGCAACCGGAGCCAGCGATTCGTCCCGATCATTCGATGGCTGGCTCTCGAACACGGGCAACTACGGGGGAGTGATCGATCGGACTGGAAACGATGTAGTGACAGTGAAACTCGGTGCAGAGGGCAACGGTGGTCCGTATGCGTTCGACCCACCCGCGATTCACGTCGATCCCGGGACGACCGTCATCTGGGAGTGGGTAACGGATACTGGCCCGCACGATGTTGTCGACACGAACGGGCGATACCAGAGTGAGAAGGTAGCAAAGGCGGGTCATCAGTTCGCGACGAAGTTCGGTGGCGATGGCCTCAGTAAATACGAGTGCGTTTCACATAGTGACCGTGGCATGCGCGGTGCCGTCGTCGTCGGACGAGGCGTCGTACCCGGACTCGGACCGAAGGGGCTCGTGGTAGCGGGTGGTGGTGCTACCGTTCTCGGCGGGATCCTTCACCGTGGCATCAAGCTTCACAACGAAACGGCAACCGGGCCGTGGAGCGGTGAGGAACCGGCCTGA
- the nirK gene encoding copper-containing nitrite reductase: MFPISRRRLMGALGIGGAASVAGCTTGLETEAVGQPSTTLQRAQKKAADRVAADPTDVPDPIDRNESKHHDITLEAKEVTAEIEEGVTFNFMTFDGQVPGPMIRLRQGDTVSFTMENVPENKRQHNVDMHSIYGTGGGSVATTAGPGKANSMRFEATYPGAYIYHCAVPNMDQHISTGMFGMVLVEPKEGLPPVDREFYLGQHELYTNKPVGEQGHHSFDADAMAKEAPTYVLFNGEKYPFTPDRYGTMKAETGETARVFLVTGGPNVSSNFHPIGNVWTRAWRDGALAGHPEKYVQTMKVPPGSCMVGEMDLPVPSRIKLVDHALTRVTRRGLLAEIDVTGPERPEVFDPAPNKAKGKDEEGPQY; encoded by the coding sequence ATGTTCCCGATCTCACGACGACGGCTGATGGGAGCGCTCGGCATCGGGGGTGCGGCCTCCGTCGCCGGCTGTACGACTGGCCTCGAAACCGAAGCGGTCGGCCAGCCCTCGACGACGCTCCAACGGGCTCAGAAGAAAGCTGCGGACCGAGTAGCAGCTGATCCCACTGACGTTCCCGACCCAATCGACCGGAACGAATCGAAACACCACGACATCACGCTGGAAGCCAAGGAGGTTACCGCCGAAATCGAAGAGGGCGTGACGTTCAACTTCATGACTTTCGATGGGCAGGTTCCAGGGCCGATGATCCGCCTTCGGCAAGGCGACACCGTGTCGTTCACGATGGAGAACGTCCCCGAGAACAAGCGCCAGCACAACGTCGATATGCACTCCATCTACGGTACCGGGGGCGGGAGCGTCGCCACGACTGCTGGCCCAGGGAAAGCCAACAGCATGCGATTCGAGGCCACGTATCCGGGTGCATACATCTACCACTGCGCGGTCCCGAACATGGACCAGCATATCTCGACGGGCATGTTCGGCATGGTGCTCGTCGAGCCCAAAGAGGGGCTACCCCCGGTCGATCGCGAGTTCTACCTCGGCCAACACGAACTCTACACGAACAAGCCGGTCGGCGAGCAGGGCCACCACAGCTTCGACGCGGACGCGATGGCGAAGGAAGCACCGACGTACGTGCTATTCAATGGTGAGAAGTACCCATTCACGCCCGATCGATACGGCACGATGAAAGCCGAAACCGGTGAGACTGCGCGGGTGTTCCTGGTGACGGGTGGCCCGAACGTCTCCTCGAACTTCCATCCGATCGGTAACGTCTGGACGCGGGCGTGGCGCGACGGTGCGCTCGCCGGCCACCCCGAGAAGTACGTCCAGACGATGAAAGTGCCACCCGGAAGCTGCATGGTCGGCGAGATGGACTTGCCAGTTCCCTCGCGTATCAAGCTCGTCGATCACGCGCTCACGCGGGTGACGCGGCGAGGACTCCTCGCCGAGATCGACGTGACCGGGCCCGAGCGCCCGGAAGTCTTCGATCCTGCGCCGAACAAAGCCAAGGGGAAGGACGAGGAGGGGCCGCAGTACTGA